One window of the Osmerus mordax isolate fOsmMor3 chromosome 2, fOsmMor3.pri, whole genome shotgun sequence genome contains the following:
- the LOC136959573 gene encoding stonustoxin subunit beta-like produces the protein PPSDACELTLDPNTAHRELSLSEENRKVTRRREKQPYPDHPERFDYSPQVLCREGLSGRCYWEAEWSGGLVNIAVTYKGISKRGVGDDCVLGNNNKSWSLNCDDNSYYSACHNNKSTDIPVPPSSSHRVGVYLDWPADTLSFYTVSSDTLTHLHTFHSTFTEPLCPGFRVYNSSVSLCQVESPTHTLTHCAQIDVIED, from the coding sequence cccccatcagatgcctgtgagctcacactggacccaaacacagcacacagagaactctctctgtctgaggagaacagaaaggtgacaaggaggagagagaagcagccgTATCCTGATCACCCTGAGAGATTTGACTACAGtccacaggtgctgtgtagagagggtctgtctgggcgctgttactgggaggcagagtggagtggaggactGGTTAatatagcagtgacatataaaggaatcagcaAGAGAGGAGTGGGCGATGACTGTGTGCTTGGAAacaataacaagtcctggagtctgAACTGTGATGATAACAGTTACTACTCTGCCTGTCACAATAATAAGAGCACTGACatacctgtccccccctccagctcccacagagtaggagtgtatctggactggccagccgacactctgtccttctacacagtctcctctgacacactgacccacctgcacacattccacagcacattcactgagcccctctgTCCTGGGTTCAGGGTTTATAACTCCTccgtgtccctgtgtcaggtagaatcgcccacacacactctcacacactgtgctcaaatagatgtcattgaagattga